The Pyxidicoccus sp. MSG2 DNA segment CCGCACCAGCTCTCCGGCGGCATGCGGCAGCGGGTGATGATTGCGATGGCGCTGGCGTGCGACCCCGCGCTGCTCATCGCCGACGAGCCCACCACCGCGCTGGACGTCACCATCCAGGCCCAGATTCTGGACCTGCTCAAGCGCCTCCAGGCCGAGCGCGGCATGGCGGTGATGTTGATTACGCACGACCTGGGCGTGGTGGCGGAGAGCTGCGACACCGTCGTGGTGATGTACGCGGGCCGCGTGGTGGAGCGCGCCCCGGTGCGCGAGCTGTTCTCCCGGCCGGCGCACCCGTACACCGCGGGCCTGTTGCGCTCCATTCCCTCGCTCCAGGTGGCGACGGGGGAGGGGGGCGCCGCCTCGCAGCGGAGGCTGCGGGCCATTCCCGGCATGGTGCCTTCGTTGCGGAAGCTGCCCTCCGGCTGCGCGTTTCGCGACAGGTGCGAGCGCGCGCTCGAAGTCTGCGCGCGCGTGGTGCCGCCGCTGGAGCCCAAGCGCGACGGGCAGCTCGCCGCCTGCCACAACCCGGTGCCCGCGCCATGAGCTCCGGGCCGCTGCTCCAGGTGCGTGACTTGAAGGTCCACTTCCCCGTGCGAGGGGGCCTCCTGGGGCGCGTGCGCGGCGCGGTGAAGGCCGTGGACGGAGTGGGCTTCGACGTGGTGCGCGGGGAGACGCTCGGGCTGGTGGGGGAGAGCGGCTGCGGCAAGAGCACGCTGGGGCGCGCGCTGCTGCGGCTGGTGGAGCCCACCGCCGGCTCCATCCGCTTCGACGGGCAGGAGCTGACGGGCCAGTCCCAGCGGCGGCTGCGCCCGCTGCGCCGGCGCATGCAGCTCGTCTTCCAGGACCCGTACGCCTCGCTCAACCCGCGGATGACGGTGCGCGAGATTCTGGGCGAGCCCTTCGCCATCCACGGCCTCGCGCGCGAGCGCGGCGAGCGGGAGCGCGAGGTATCCGCCCTGGTGGACGCCATGGGCCTGCCGCGCGAGGCGCTGGAGCGCTACCCCCACGAGTTCTCCGGCGGTCAGCGTCAGCGCATCGGCATTGCACGTGCCATCGCATTGCGTCCGGACCTGGTGGTGGCCGACGAGCCCATCAGCGCGCTCGACGTGTCCATCCAGGCGCAGATCGTGAACCTCCTGGTGGACCTGCAGCGCGAGCGCGGCCTCACCTACGTCTTCATCGCGCACGACCTGAAAATCGTCGAGTACGTCTCCACCCGCGTCGCCGTCATGTACCTGGGCCGAATCGTGGAACTGGCGCCCGCCGCGGAGCTGTACCGCCGCCCGCGCCACCCGTACACGCAGGCGCTCCTGTCCTCCGTGCCGGTGCCGGACCCGGGCCACGCGCGCACCCGCCTGCTGGTGCCGGGCGAGCCGCCGTCGCCGCTCAACCCGCCGTCTGGCTGCGCCTTCCACCCGCGCTGCCCCCACGTCATGGAGCGCTGCCGGCGCGAGTCGCCGCCGCTGTACCCGCTCGGCGGAGGACACACGGCCGCTTGTTTTCTCGTGGAGGGCGACTCCCGCGAAGTCACTCCCGCCCCCGCCTCCGGAGGTGATGCCGGTGTTCTGGCTCAGCCACCATCACCCGGATGAGTACAACCGGACCTACGTGCTGGGCGGCGTGCGCGTCTGCGCGCGCTGTCTGGGCACGTACCCGGTGCTGCTGGTGACGCTCGTGGGCCTCTTCGCCCTGCGCGCGCCGCGCGAGTGGCGCTGGGACATACCCGCGGTGCTGGCCCTCACGCTGCCCGCGCTGGTGGACTGGGCGGTGGGGCGCTTCCGCCCGGCGTCCGGCTCCAACGCGGTGCGTACGTTGACCGGGGTGCTGCTCGGACTGGCGCTCGGACGCTCGCTCCAGGTGCATGTCCAGCGGCCCCTGCCGGCGGTGCTGCTGGCCCAGGCCGCCCTCGTGACAGCGGTGGCGCTCCCTGTCATTCTCGCCACTTACCGGAGACCACGCCCGGAGTAGACCTTCGTGGCCCGTCGCCCGTTATGAGGGCACGGGTTGAGGAGGGGTCGGGGTGTCGGGTGCTCCAGGAGAGATGGGGGAGTGTTGGGACCGGAGACCTCAGACGAGCGGCTGATGCTCGCCTTTCAGGCGGGGGACGCGCGCGCGTTCGAGGCGCTGGTGCGCAAGCACCGGACGCCGGTGTTCAACTTCGTCCTTCGATTCGTCGGGCACCGGGCACGGGCGGAGGACGTGCTGCAGGAGACGTGGCTGAAAGTGGTACGGAGCGCCGGCGAGTACACGCCCAAGGCGAAGTTCACGACCTGGCTCTACACGATTGCGAGGAACCTCTGCGTGGACAGCGCGCGCAAAGAGAGCTACCGCCAGGCGTCGTCCCTGGAAGCCCCCGCCGCGGGTGCGGATGGGGAAGAGGGACGTCCGCTGGGCGAGGGGCTGCCGGACACGGGGGCCAGCCCCGAGCGCGGCGCGTACAACGCCCGCCTGCGGCCCCTGCTGGAGCGCGCCCTGGCGGCACTCCCGGAGGAGCAGCGAGAAGTGTTCATCCTGCGTGAGTACAGCGGCATTCCCTTCAAGGACATCGCCGAGGTGACGGGCGTGTCCGAGAACACCGTGAAGAGCCGGATGCGATACGCGCTCGACGGGTTGCGACGACGCCTGTCGGACATGGGCGTGGACGGCGACCTCGCCGAGGACGGAAGGACGGTGACGGGATGAATCCGCAGAATGCCCACGCGCACGAGGACCGGCTCCTCGACTTCGCCTACGGCGAGCTGCCCACCCCCGAGGCCCGGGCCATGGAGGCGCACCTGTCGGGCTGCGCCCGCTGCACCCAGGCCCTGGACGACATCCGCGGCGTGCGCGCCACCATGTCCCAGCTCTCCACGGAGCCCGCGCCGGACGCCGGGCTCGAATCGCTCATGGCCTACGCGCAGCAGGCCGCGCGCCGCGCCGCCGCTGGCCCCGCGCCCAAGCCCTCGCGCTGGCGCCGCTGGCTGCTGCCGGTGCTGGGCGTGGCCTCGGTGAGCACCTTCGGCATCCTCATCCTCGAGGCGAATGAGCACGCCCCCGCGAGCCCCTCTCCGGCCCAGGTGGCGGCGAAGGTCGAGATGGCGAGAGCGAAGGACGCCGCGCCCGCGCGCGGTGTGGCCGAGCCCGTGGTCGCGAGCGCGGAGGCCCCCGCCCCACCGCCTCCGCCCACCGCGCAGGCCGCGCCCTCCCCGAAGGCGCTCCTGGACGAGGGCGCCGCGAAGGAAGTGGCGCGTGCCGAGGACTGGCGCAACGCGGGCAGTGGCGGCGGGCTCGACGCCCGCATCGTCCGCGAGGAGGAGATGAAGGCGAAGCCCGGGTACGGCAAGGGCGCCTCGGAGCGCGCGCGGGCCTCGACGAACCGGCAGCCGCTGGCGAAGACCGCCCCCTCGAAGGCCTCGAAGTTCGCCTTCGGCGAGAAGGACGCCCCGGACGAGGAGTCCCTGGCAGAGTCCGCGCCGCGCGATGACTCCGCCTCGCGGAAGCAGGAGGGGTTGAAGCTGGGCGGTGCGTCCGCGGCCCAGGCCCAGGCCGCCGACGAAGACGACGGCGCTTTCGACAAGGTCTTCGCGGGCGGGGATGCGCCCCAGGCCGTGGGCTCCGTGTCCGTCCCAGCGGGGCCTCCCGCGCCCGCGACGGCGGCGCCCGCGTCCCCGTCCCCGTCCCCGTCCGGCGGCCGCGCGGATGTGGCCACCGGTGCTCTCGCGCAGACGGAGTCCCTGGCCGAGCGCCGTGCGCCCGCCCCGGCCCAGGCGCCCACGAAGAAGGCGAAGCGAAGCGAATCCCCGAGCCCCGCCGCGGAGATGCCGGCGTCCCGCGCCCAGGCGGAGCCGGGGCCGTCCGTGGCGGAGCTGTCGAGCCAGGCCCGGGACGCGTACCTCGCCGGGGACCGGGCCCTGGAGGCGGGGCTGCTGCGCTCGGCGCTGGCCGCCGGGCCCTCCGGCTCGGAGCGCCTCGGACTCCTCAACCGCCTCTGCGACGCGGAGCTCGCCCTGGGCCGTCAGGCCGCGGGCGCCGCCGCCTGCAAGCAGGTCATCGCCGATGCGCCGGGCTCCAGCGCCGCCCAGGCCGCTCGCCGCAGGCTGTCCCGCGAGCCCGCCATCCTCGAGGCCGCCCCGAAATCCGCTGATCCCCAGAAATGATGGTCTGCGGTTTCTGAGCAAATAGAAAAATGGACGGAAACGTGGGTGTAGGTCTGTCCATTTGACCGATGCGAGTCCGGCGCGCCTCACCGGATAATGGCGTCATGGGACAGGAAGCACAGGATGGGCGGCGGGAGCGGGGGGCGTCTCGCGCGCAGTCGGGTCAGGCCGCCGTCGAAGCGGCGATGATCATGCCGCTGACCGTCTTCATGACGCTGGGCATCATCCAGCTCACGATGATGCAGCACGCGAAGCTGATGACCGAGTACGCCGCATACCAGGCGGCGCGGGCCGGCATCGTGTGGAACGGCAACAACGAGCGCATGCACGACGCGGCCATCGTCGCGCTGCTGCCCACGATGGGCGCCACCAACGACATCGCGAAGCTGGGGACGACGCTCGCGCTGCACCAGCTCTACGACACGGGCATGAGCGCGTTGAACTTCGGCGGCGGCGTGGTGCCCCGCACCGTCAACGGCTCCAACCTGCTGGGCATCGTCCGGGTGGACACCATCAACCCGGCGTATTTCACGCCCATCGACAGCATCTGGAAGCTGCGCAACGGCTTCAACTGGCAGGAGCTGGACTTCGACGGAGCGGACAGCTTCCCCGAGGTGCCCTCGCTGGAGAACCACATCCGCAAGTTCTTCAACCTGCCGGAGCCGGACGATTCGGAGCTCGTCTACCGCAAGGCCACGCGGCTCACCATCCGCCTGCGCTACTGGTACCAGCTGCGCGTGCCCTTCGCGAACTGGATCATCTTCACCTCGTGGTTCGCCTCCAACGCGGGCCTGGCGCTCCATGGCGCCATCGACCGGGCGACCGTCACTCCGGGCGCCAACATCATGGCCGACGGCAACATCGACGCCCTGGCCGCCGCGTCCATCAAGGGCATCCAGCACGAGAAGGGCTATGACTCCGTGTATCCGCTGGAGATGGCGGTGCTCTGGGGCCTGGCCACCGGCAGCATCCCCCTGGTCTCCAACTTCGCGGGCCGGCGCTACTTCATCCCGCTGACGGCCACGTACACCATGCGCATGCAGTCCAACTTCCACCGGAAGTGGATCATGCACCTCAACCCCGACTGGGGCCTGTAAGAGGACCGCCGACCATGTTCACCCGGACCCTCCGACAGAGCTTCCGCCGCCAGGAAGGCCAGGCGCTGGTGCTCGCCGCGCTGATGGTGCTCGTCATGTCCATCGCCGTGTTGACCACCGTCAACATCGGCCACACGGTGCACGAGCGCATCCGCCTGCAGAACACCGCGGACTCCGCCGCCTACTCCATGGCCGCCATGGAGGCGCGCGCCTTCAACTTCTACGCGTACGCCAACCGCACGCAGGCGTCGCACTACGTCTCGGCGATGCTGTGGCAGTCGCTGCTGTCACTCATCTACTTCGCCGAGGCGTTCCTCGCGGACACCTACGGGTTCATGAAGACCTTGAACCCCTGTGCGGGAAAAGCAAGCGGCCTCTTCTGGAAGATAGCCTGTCCCATATTGAAGGCGATTCCGGTGGTGGGGCAGGTGCTCAAGGTCATCGAAACGGCGATGAATGCCTGGAGGATGGTCGTGAGGGCCTTCCATCAACTGTTGGTCGCCACCAACCCGGACAAGCTCATCGGCAAGCTGGTCATCCCCACGCACTGGGTGCTCAACAGCGTGCTGTTCTTCGCGTCCCAGGCGGTGATGATGTCCGCGTCCACGCACGTGTTGCAGACCACGGACACCGTCATCGCGGACAACGACAAGAACATCGACTCGCTCATCAGTCAGGGGCTCACCGGCGTCATCAGCCAATGCCTCTTCGACCAGACGCACTTCGCGGAGGCAGGAGGCCGCCCGCTGGGCACACCCGCCAACCCGTTCAAGGCCATCGACCCGAAGGAGACAGCCCTGGCGTCGAAGGAGGCTCGCGCCAAGCGCTCCATGGGCGGCATCTCCAATGCCACGCGCTACCCGTGTGACTCGAAGGGCGGGCTGGGCGCCGGCGGGGTGGACATCCTCTCCTGCCAGCAGAAGTTCATCACCTCGCGCCGGCTGGGAGACCTCCTCCCCCTGCCGCCCTGGCTGGGCATCATCGGCGACTGGCTCAGCAACGACATCAACATCCCCGGGGTGATCAGCTTCGGCAAGCTGGGGCAGACCCGCATGCTGACCCACATCCGCGACTACCGGAACGTCCTCACCCAGACGCGCAAGACGCGCAACTACATCCGCGACTGGAACGACGGCATCGCCCCGACGCTCGGCATGATGGCCCAGGGCGACAACCTCGGCTCGGACGACCTGTACTGGCTCAAGTTCGGCCCCGACTTCCCCGGCGTGACGAACCCGCTGTCCTGCAAGACGGACGAGAAGAACATCGGGCGCTGCTGGGGGGATCCGCGCAAGGGGCTCGAGGACACGTCCCGCAAGAAGCTGCCCTACCAGTGGATGGCCAAGACGAGCATCTGGGCCCTGAACGACCAGGAGGGCTCGTACCGCGACGGCGGCGTGCACTGGCGGGTCCACCCCCAGCGCCTGCCCACGGGCGACAGCGGCTGGCGCAACCGCCAGCGCGCCAATGGCCCCGAGGGCGAGGTGGGCGTCACCAAGAACGAGGTGTGTGTCCTTCCCATTTGCTTGTTCGGCAAGGGAAAGATGGATGTCTACACGGCCAACGTGCACCCCGCGGAGGACGGCAACCATCCGTGGAAGGGCATCGTCCCGTTCATGCACTTCGAGCCCGGCCAGTTCCAGGGCGTGTGCGGCCGCACGGCCACCAACGACGCGGCCCCGCGCTACAAGTTCGACTTCAACCAGCCGTCCACGTGGGTCGCGCTCAACAAGTCGCCGGACGAAATCACCAACCGGGACCTCAAGGACAAGGAGGCGGGCACCAACGCGCCCGCGCTGCTGAACGCGGACGGGAAGATCCGCTTCAACTTCACCGCCGACACGGACGCGCTGGAGATGGAGAACAACCGGAAGAAGTTCCTCAGCTTCTCCGAGGGGCTCAACGTCATCACCCGCGGCCAGAGCTACTACCACCGGCCCGGCAACTGGACGGAGCAGCCCAACTTCTTCAATCCGTACTGGCGCCCGCGCCTGGCCTCCGTCTACCAGGGCCGCCACAACCTGCCCCTGGCTGGCAGCCTGAATGACGCCCTGCCAGGCCCGCTGAAGAGCATTGCCCCCAAGATCATCACCCACTAAGCCGGGACTTCGCTGATGAGACTCCCAAGACAGCGCAGGGCCCAGCACCGGGGCGCGGCCACCGTCGAGTTCGCGCTCTCCGTCCCGGTGTTGGTGATGATCCTCATGTTCAGCATGTACCTCACCGAATTGGTGAGGGCGAAGCTGAAGCTCCTGGAGCTGGCGCGCTACGCCACGTGGGAGATGACCAGCTACACCCTGTCCGACTTCGGCAACGCGGACCACGACGCCGCCTTCGCGGACGCGAAGCGGGAGGCGATGGAGGAGGTGGCGGAGCGCTACAAGGACATGGACTCGGTGGAGACCAATGCTCCGCCCGGCTCGTTCATCGCGCGCTACACCAACATCCAGGCGGACGTGGTCAACAAGGACGTGCCCTTCATCGAGGCGGGCCTGGTGCTGGGCAACAGCGGCGACGGCATGGCCAACTCCGTCCTCGGCGCCATCAATGGCGGCGCCAACGGCCTGCTGGGCTTCTGGAAGTTCAACACCAAGGGCTGGGTGGAGTCCCAGGTGTCGATGCAGTTCGACAACGTCATCCTTCCCCAGCGCTACCTGGAGCAGAGCACGGGTGACTTCTTCAAGGTGGACACCTTCGGCGGCCGGAACATCGGCAGCCTGCGGCTCAGCACCCGCCACTCCATGTACGCCACCGGGTGGAACCTGCCGGACGGCAGCGATGCCGTCATCAACGGCCGGCGCGCGGGCGGCCACACCGAGGGCAACGAGGTGCATGGCCTCTACGCCCAGGTCAACCGGATGACCTTCCTGGGCGTCAAGGAGCGCCTCGAGAGCTCACCGCTCGGCGGCGTGCTGTCGACCTTCTCGTCCTTCGCTCCGGCCTTCCTCGGCACCTTCGTCATCTCCAAGAACTACGGGTTGGCGGGCGGGGATGCGTCCCAGTGCGACGGCGTCAACAGCTACCCCGCGGCCGCGGCGCACGGCCTGCAGGATCAGATGTCGAACGACCTCGAGCTGCTCGACAGCGACCGGCCGCAGTGCTTCGACACGGCCCCGTTCCGCGACAACACGTACGAGGACTCGCAGTACAAGAAGATCTTCGAGGCCCGTGGCGAGCACTTCATGGGCTGCAAGAATCCGCAGGCCGAAGACCCCTCCGCCCCCACCAGCGCCGACTCGACCAAGGGCGACAAGAACGAGGACATCGTCAACTGTGAGTAGCTCCCTGGCACGGCTCTGCGCGCTGCTGCTGACGGTGGGGGCCCTGGCCGCCCACGCCCAGCAGGAGTTGCCCGTCTATCCGGGCACGGTGCATACGCGCATCGGCAATGACCTGGTCATCGCCGGTGAGTACTACCGCATGGCGTACTTCACCACGGACGACCCGCTGGAGAAGGTGGCGGACTACTTCACCCGCCACTGGCGCTCGCAGGGCTACCCCACCGCGGTGGACGGCGACCTGGAGAACGAGGCGGTGGTGTCCGCCCTGTACACGCGCGAGGGCCTGCAGCGCGGCGTCGTCCTCCGCCGGCACCTCGGCAAGACGGTGGGCTTCACCGTGCTGCGCGACTTGTGGGTGAGCGCGCCGCGCAACTCCGCCCCCGGCCTGGTGAAGGTGGAGGGGATGCTCTTCACCCAGGACCTCGCCACGCGAGACGCGCCGGGCGGCTCGCAGAACCGCTCCTCGCTCGTGGAGGGCAACCTGGAGGACGTGCGCCAGCGCGTCACCCAGGAGCTCGAGAAGCAGGGCTACCAGCCGGTGCGCCAGGGCGCGATGAAGCTAGGTGGGGAGACGCAGCTCACGATGGAGCATGCGCGCAAGGCCGAGCAGGTGGTGACCACCCTCCGCCCCGTGGAGGACGGGCTCACCGCCATGGTACAGATGTGGGTAGGCTCCGACCGGCCCGACGCCATGCCCAACGACGCCGCCGTGAAAGAGAGCCGTGAGGCCCATGAGCGCGGCAAGCGCGCGGCGAAGGAAGGCAAGAAGTGAAGGCCCTGGCGCTCCGCTTCGCACTGGCCGTGCTGCTCGTGGCCATGCCCGCGCAGGCCGCAGCGCCCGCGATGAAGGCCCTGATGGACCACATGTCCCGGGGGGCGCGGGCCTCGCGCGTGGGCGACTGGGTCACCTACCGGATGGATGGCGGCGGCGCTCGCGTGCACTACTGGCGCATGGCCGTCGTGGGCCAGGAGAAGGACCGGTACGGGCGGGACGCGGTGTGGATGGAGGTGGAGTTCGGCACGCACCCCGCGATGCGCGCGCCCCTGGGGCAGATGAAGATGCTGGTCGCCCTGGGTGAGTCGAACGACCCGCGCCGGCACGCCATCACCCGCCTCATCGCCTCCGCGGGCTACGGCAAGCCGCAGGAGTACTCGCAGGAGGCGCTGGAGGCCGAGCTGAAGAAGAATGAGCAGGCCCCGGCTCCGGACGAAGCCGCGCGCGCGAAGGCCGCTCCGGAGCCGGCGCTCACCGCCGCGTACCGTCCCGTGGTCCGCTCCGGCAAGGAGGCGCGCCTGATGACCCACGCGGGCACCGTCACCGCCGTCCCGGTGGAAGTGGTCATGCGCTCCACCGTCATCAAGCGCATGTGGATGAGCCGGGAGATTCCCGTCATCAACCTGGCGAAGATAGAGATTCCCGGCATCGGCCAGAGCATGGAGGTGGCGGAGTATGGTGTGGATGCGAAGTCCCGCATCCGCATGCCGCAGCCGAACGAGCCGCAGATCCACCTCGAGTACGCCGAAGAGAAGTTCGCCAACCTCCCCTGGTTGCAGGAAGACGAAGAGGAGAGCCCATGAGCTCCACGACGAAGACGCCGCGCTCCAGCCGCCGTGCGCGCCGAGGGCAGGCGATGTTGGAGTACTCCCTGCTCAACTGGGTCCTCGTGGTGGCGCTCGTCGTCGGAGCGTCCGTGAAGGTCAAGTGGACCGATGACCGGCAGTCCAACGTCATCGACCTCTTCCTCGAGGCCTACCAGGTCTATTACGACTCGTACTACTTCGTGCTCAACCTGCCGTTCCCATGACGGCGGTGGCCCGGAGGGGGGAAGGGGGCTCGTCACCCTGGGGCCTGCGGCTGGTGCACGCGGGCGTCTTCCTGGCCCTGGCGGCGGTGCCGCTGGGTGCGTCCCGTTCCGAGTGGCGGCACCTCGTGGATGCGCTCTCTCAGCCCTTCAATGTGGGGGCCCCTCCGCGGGTGCTGATGCTGGTGGGCTCGGTGGTGGCGGCCGTGGGCCTGGTGCGCCTGCTGGTGGCCCTGGCGAGGGGCCGCTCCGCTCCGCTGTGGGCCTCCCTGGCGGTGCTCGCCGGCGTCGCGGGGACGCTCGTCTACGGCCGGGAGCCGGTGGACGCGCGCTCGGAGCCGCGGGCCAACCTGGCCTTCCTCGCCTCCGCCCGGCGCGTCCATCTGGAGATGGTGGGCCAGCTCCAGTCCAAGGCGGAGGTGCCCGTCGAGACGGCGCCGTGGCAGGCCCTCCTCGAGCAGGCCTTCCGCGCCGACGCCCGCGTCCGGGACAGGTCCTTCCGGAGCGTGCCGGCGCGGGTGCTGCGCGTGGAGACGCCGGGAGCGGCCGCCGAGCGCACCGTCCCCGGGGATGTCTGGCTCTTCGTCTCCCCCGACGGCGTCACCTTCTCCCTGCGCGTCGTCGGCCTGGAGCAGGGGAGGCCGGCGCTGCTGCGGGACGACACCGGCGAGCCCGTGGTGCTCACCGGCCTCTTCAACCCTGACCTGCCTGCCGCGGAACCCCCCGCACCATTGCTTCCTTGACGGGGGGCTGCTTGCGGGGTTGCCTCGAAAAGCAGGTTCGGTGAGGCTCCGGGTAGACGTTGACCCGGCGGTCCCTCCAGATGGGGGGCCGCTGGTACTTCAGGGAGAGGCGCACATGGCAAAGGCGCGGTGGACGTGGTTGCTGGTGGCGGCCCTGGTGGGGCTTGGGGCATGCAAGGACCACGGGACGGACGAGGAGGGGACGGACGGGGGTGACGTGGATGCGGAGGCGCAGGCCGGCTTCGGCAAGGACCGGCGCCAGCCGAAGGGCACGCCGCTGTCGCTGCCCGCGGGCGTGCAGGTGTCGGGCACCATCGTCGGCGCGGATGATGACGGCAACTGCGGGCAGCCGCAGACGGCGGACGTGGGCAGCGGCCTCTATGTGCGCGCCTGCCTCAAGCTCACCAACATCAGCGGTGGCCCGGTCCAGGTGACCTTCCCTCCGGGCCTCGTCATCGTCTCCGCCTCGGAGGGCTACCAGAACGGCCTGCTGGTGGAGCGCGTCGTCATCACCGTGCCCCCCACGTCGGGCGGCCCGGGCGGGCTCGACGGCGGCAGCAACCCGGAGACGGTGAACGTGCCGCTGCACTTCTATTGCATCAACAAGGCGAGCGACCCCTCCGACCCGGCCGCGCGCTACGAGCTGGGGCCCATCACCGACCACCCGCAGATGCGGGAGCTCTACACGCTCCTGCAGGGCAAGGACGTCTACGAAGACGGCCTCAAGGTGGAGGTCGTCCAGGAGGCCGTCTACAGCATCTCCGACGGCTCGGGGCTGACGGCCGATGACCGCGCGGCCCTCCGGAATCTGTAGTCCGGCGGGGTACGGCACGCCCTCTCCCGCCTTACCCGGGGCAGGGGACTGGCGGCGGGGGGCGCGCCGACCTGTAGCACCCTGGTTTTTTGTTCCTGAATCGCGCGGGATGCCGAGTTATCGCGAGAGGTGGTTTTGACACCCGGCGTATCGCACGGCTAACATCCCGCGCCATTCGCGCTTGTTGCGCCTGATTGTACTCGCACACCCCCTCTGGACTTCGCCGCCGAACGGCACCCCCCGTTTTGGAGGTTCCTGAACCATGCTGAAGGGCAAGACTCCTCTTGTCGTCGCGCTCGTGCTGGGCCTGCTGGCCGGCGTCATCGCCTACTCCGCCATCAAGAAGAAGGAGGCGGACGTCCGCCGTGGCTGGAACCTGGTGCCCGTCGTCGTGGCGGCGCAGGACATCCCGGAGGGCACGGTCATCACCTTCGAGATGATCTCCCAGCGCTCGGTGCCGGAGCAGTTCGTCACCTCGTCGGTGGTGCGTCCGGACTCGGCGTCCTACGTGGTGAACCAGAAGGTGCTCGTGGCGCTGCAGTCGGGTGATCCGCTGCTGTGGAGCCAGTTCGAGACCACGAAGGCGGCCGAGCGCCTGTCCACGAAGGTGCAGCGCAAGGCCCGCGCCATCACCATCGAGGCGAAGAACACCACGTCCGTCGGTGGGTGGATCCGCCCCAACGACAAGGTGGACGTCATCGGCACCTTCCGGGACCCCCAGACGGACGAGAGCGTCGCGGTGACGCTGCTCCAGAACGTCATCGTGGTGGCTACGGGCAAGATTACGGGCACCACGAACGTGAACCTGATTCCGGAGAACCAGCGCGAGTACAGCAACATCTCGCTGATGGTGCTGCCGGAAGAGGCGGAAATCCTGGTGCTGGCGACGGAGCTGGGCGCGCTGACGCTCACCCTGCGCAACGAGGACGACGTGGACCTCATCGAGGAGCGTGGCCGCGCCACCATCAGCACGCTGCTGTCAGGCGAGCGCACCCGCGTGCTGGAGCAGAAGCGCCGGGAGATCATCCAGATCATCAAGGGCGGCGCGGAGAAGGCCGCGGGCGCGGCCGCGCCGTAACGGCGCTGCACGCGAGTCCTCCAGGGAACCACGCCCATGCTCGCCGGAATCGTCCTCCTCCTCGTCACCGGGTCTGTCTTCTTCTTCAGCCTGGTGATCTTCAGCGTCCTGTCGAAGGCGTACGAGCAGTACCAGGAGCGCTACGTCGCCAAGTCGATGAACGACTTGAGCGACATGTTCCTCTTCATCGACCCGCGCCAGATGTTGATCCTCAACATCGCGAGCATGTGCTTGTTGGGGATCCTCTCGTACATCATCTTCAACCCCATCCTCGCGGTGATAGCCACGGTGTTCGG contains these protein-coding regions:
- a CDS encoding ABC transporter ATP-binding protein, coding for MSSGPLLQVRDLKVHFPVRGGLLGRVRGAVKAVDGVGFDVVRGETLGLVGESGCGKSTLGRALLRLVEPTAGSIRFDGQELTGQSQRRLRPLRRRMQLVFQDPYASLNPRMTVREILGEPFAIHGLARERGEREREVSALVDAMGLPREALERYPHEFSGGQRQRIGIARAIALRPDLVVADEPISALDVSIQAQIVNLLVDLQRERGLTYVFIAHDLKIVEYVSTRVAVMYLGRIVELAPAAELYRRPRHPYTQALLSSVPVPDPGHARTRLLVPGEPPSPLNPPSGCAFHPRCPHVMERCRRESPPLYPLGGGHTAACFLVEGDSREVTPAPASGGDAGVLAQPPSPG
- a CDS encoding TadE/TadG family type IV pilus assembly protein is translated as MGQEAQDGRRERGASRAQSGQAAVEAAMIMPLTVFMTLGIIQLTMMQHAKLMTEYAAYQAARAGIVWNGNNERMHDAAIVALLPTMGATNDIAKLGTTLALHQLYDTGMSALNFGGGVVPRTVNGSNLLGIVRVDTINPAYFTPIDSIWKLRNGFNWQELDFDGADSFPEVPSLENHIRKFFNLPEPDDSELVYRKATRLTIRLRYWYQLRVPFANWIIFTSWFASNAGLALHGAIDRATVTPGANIMADGNIDALAAASIKGIQHEKGYDSVYPLEMAVLWGLATGSIPLVSNFAGRRYFIPLTATYTMRMQSNFHRKWIMHLNPDWGL
- a CDS encoding ABC transporter ATP-binding protein produces the protein MTAAAQRPDAERPLLDVRGLTAELSLEEGPVRAVDGVSFSVPPGGTLGVVGESGCGKSLTALSVLGLAPNPPVRVVGGEVLFQGRDLLKLPEAELRRVRGHHAAMVFQEPMTSLNPVFTVGEQIAEGVRLHLGASRAKARERAVEMLRQVGIPAPEERVDAYPHQLSGGMRQRVMIAMALACDPALLIADEPTTALDVTIQAQILDLLKRLQAERGMAVMLITHDLGVVAESCDTVVVMYAGRVVERAPVRELFSRPAHPYTAGLLRSIPSLQVATGEGGAASQRRLRAIPGMVPSLRKLPSGCAFRDRCERALEVCARVVPPLEPKRDGQLAACHNPVPAP
- a CDS encoding DUF2085 domain-containing protein, producing MFWLSHHHPDEYNRTYVLGGVRVCARCLGTYPVLLVTLVGLFALRAPREWRWDIPAVLALTLPALVDWAVGRFRPASGSNAVRTLTGVLLGLALGRSLQVHVQRPLPAVLLAQAALVTAVALPVILATYRRPRPE
- a CDS encoding anti-sigma factor family protein; the protein is MNPQNAHAHEDRLLDFAYGELPTPEARAMEAHLSGCARCTQALDDIRGVRATMSQLSTEPAPDAGLESLMAYAQQAARRAAAGPAPKPSRWRRWLLPVLGVASVSTFGILILEANEHAPASPSPAQVAAKVEMARAKDAAPARGVAEPVVASAEAPAPPPPPTAQAAPSPKALLDEGAAKEVARAEDWRNAGSGGGLDARIVREEEMKAKPGYGKGASERARASTNRQPLAKTAPSKASKFAFGEKDAPDEESLAESAPRDDSASRKQEGLKLGGASAAQAQAADEDDGAFDKVFAGGDAPQAVGSVSVPAGPPAPATAAPASPSPSPSGGRADVATGALAQTESLAERRAPAPAQAPTKKAKRSESPSPAAEMPASRAQAEPGPSVAELSSQARDAYLAGDRALEAGLLRSALAAGPSGSERLGLLNRLCDAELALGRQAAGAAACKQVIADAPGSSAAQAARRRLSREPAILEAAPKSADPQK
- a CDS encoding RNA polymerase sigma factor, translating into MLGPETSDERLMLAFQAGDARAFEALVRKHRTPVFNFVLRFVGHRARAEDVLQETWLKVVRSAGEYTPKAKFTTWLYTIARNLCVDSARKESYRQASSLEAPAAGADGEEGRPLGEGLPDTGASPERGAYNARLRPLLERALAALPEEQREVFILREYSGIPFKDIAEVTGVSENTVKSRMRYALDGLRRRLSDMGVDGDLAEDGRTVTG